Proteins encoded within one genomic window of Chelatococcus sp. HY11:
- a CDS encoding NAD(P)H-binding protein: MIRRVLLAGSTGLVGKLVNARLAERPDVDPVCLVRQGSAASGHAIDYEELCREPEEVLRPIAPDGIDAAISCLGTTIRAAGSQPAMFRVDHDYVLAVAKGARALGARQFILMTAAGAGGPGFYLQTKGAIEQAVAGLGFERVDLIRPGFLLGNRSERRVWEAIGQNIFAVLTPVLLGPLSRYGAIPAETVADAIVALIGVGGGGRHVHENRGLRNMSAAGRALSAGR; the protein is encoded by the coding sequence ATGATCCGACGTGTTCTCCTCGCCGGTAGTACAGGCCTGGTCGGCAAACTCGTGAACGCCCGGCTCGCTGAACGCCCGGACGTCGATCCCGTCTGCCTCGTTCGGCAGGGTTCGGCCGCGTCCGGACACGCAATCGATTACGAGGAACTCTGCAGGGAGCCCGAAGAGGTGTTGCGGCCCATCGCGCCTGATGGCATCGACGCCGCCATCTCCTGCCTGGGCACCACCATCCGCGCGGCCGGATCGCAGCCAGCGATGTTCCGCGTCGACCACGATTACGTCCTCGCCGTCGCGAAGGGGGCGAGAGCGCTTGGCGCACGCCAGTTCATCCTGATGACCGCGGCTGGCGCGGGCGGCCCCGGCTTTTACCTCCAGACCAAAGGCGCGATCGAGCAGGCTGTCGCCGGGCTCGGCTTCGAGCGGGTGGACCTGATCCGTCCCGGCTTCCTCCTCGGCAATCGTAGCGAGCGACGGGTGTGGGAGGCGATCGGTCAGAACATATTTGCGGTACTCACGCCGGTCCTGCTCGGCCCGCTCTCGCGCTACGGAGCGATCCCCGCCGAGACTGTGGCGGACGCCATCGTCGCGCTGATCGGTGTCGGCGGGGGAGGCCGGCATGTCCATGAGAATCGCGGACTGAGGAATATGTCAGCCGCGGGCCGAGCTTTGAGCGCGGGCAGATAG
- a CDS encoding helix-turn-helix domain-containing protein: MRTNADSFGSPQRLVREGCDAGATVRDLLSDARRGLGRHLLADPATEIDEVACLLGYRDTTFFYRAFREWEGMPPNRWREMHLPERAAANGIGFH; the protein is encoded by the coding sequence TTGCGGACGAACGCGGACAGCTTCGGCTCTCCGCAGCGGCTCGTCCGCGAAGGATGTGACGCAGGTGCCACTGTTCGCGACCTCTTGTCCGACGCGCGGCGCGGTCTCGGCCGTCATCTCCTGGCCGATCCCGCGACCGAGATCGACGAGGTGGCCTGCCTGCTCGGCTATCGGGACACCACCTTTTTCTACCGCGCCTTCCGCGAATGGGAGGGCATGCCGCCCAACCGCTGGCGCGAAATGCATCTGCCAGAACGTGCCGCGGCTAACGGCATCGGCTTCCATTGA
- a CDS encoding molybdopterin-dependent oxidoreductase: MSSFLTRRRFLVSGALGAGALALGGGVALEQNAGVDAVLRSAESLTMSTQRLVLRRGPLAREFTEADISPTFRVNGTQAPDSEEYAALRESSFADWKLKIGGLVNRPLELSLADLRKLPSRTQITRHDCVEGWSAIGKWTGVPLGLLLQAAGLKPNARFAVFHCADELEKTFDGSGRYYESIDLIDAYHPQTILAYAMNGEDLTVGHGAPLRLRVERQLGYKQAKYVMRIEVVDSFGGLWGGKGGFWEDRGYEWYAGI; the protein is encoded by the coding sequence ATGAGCAGCTTCCTCACCCGCCGCCGTTTCCTCGTCAGCGGCGCGCTCGGCGCCGGTGCCCTTGCGCTGGGCGGTGGCGTCGCCCTCGAACAGAACGCCGGTGTCGATGCCGTGCTGCGGTCGGCCGAGTCGCTGACGATGAGCACGCAGCGCTTGGTGCTGCGGCGCGGACCGCTGGCCCGGGAATTCACGGAGGCCGATATTTCTCCGACGTTTCGTGTCAACGGTACGCAAGCGCCTGACTCCGAGGAGTATGCCGCATTGCGTGAAAGCAGCTTCGCCGACTGGAAACTGAAAATCGGCGGGCTGGTCAACCGCCCGCTGGAGCTCTCGCTGGCGGACTTGAGGAAGCTCCCTTCGCGCACCCAGATCACCCGCCACGACTGCGTCGAGGGCTGGAGCGCAATCGGCAAATGGACTGGCGTTCCGCTCGGCCTCCTCCTTCAGGCGGCGGGGTTGAAACCCAATGCCCGCTTCGCCGTCTTCCACTGCGCCGATGAACTGGAAAAGACGTTCGACGGCAGCGGCCGCTACTATGAGAGTATCGACCTGATCGATGCGTATCATCCGCAAACGATCCTCGCCTATGCGATGAACGGCGAAGACCTGACGGTCGGGCACGGCGCTCCGCTGCGCCTGCGGGTAGAGAGGCAGCTCGGCTACAAGCAGGCCAAATATGTCATGCGTATCGAGGTCGTCGACAGCTTTGGCGGCCTGTGGGGTGGCAAGGGCGGTTTCTGGGAGGATCGAGGATATGAATGGTACGCGGGGATCTAA